The Lysobacter sp. HDW10 genome window below encodes:
- a CDS encoding nucleotidyltransferase family protein translates to MRPLTDHTPKPLLEVGGKPLVVWHLENLASAGVKHVVLNTSWLAGQFEPALGDGSRWGLKLSYVYEGATPLETGGGMHNAMQTLQEGCSADAPFIAVNGDIWSDYDFSRLPDHLTGLAHLILVDNPVQHPKGDFALADDGQVHSTGTQTLTFSGIGVYSPRLLDGWQHVIGDAPGSEATPPRFKLAPLLRHAMQDRRVTGAHHNGHWTDVGTPDRLAALNVALA, encoded by the coding sequence AACCCTTAGTGGTGTGGCACCTCGAAAACTTGGCCAGCGCGGGCGTCAAACACGTGGTCTTGAATACCTCTTGGCTCGCCGGTCAATTCGAACCTGCGCTCGGAGACGGCAGCCGCTGGGGTTTGAAGCTCAGTTACGTCTACGAAGGCGCAACGCCACTCGAAACAGGCGGCGGCATGCACAACGCGATGCAAACGCTTCAAGAAGGATGTTCCGCTGATGCACCGTTTATTGCGGTGAACGGTGACATCTGGAGTGACTACGATTTCTCGCGCTTACCCGATCACCTCACCGGCTTGGCGCATTTGATTCTTGTCGACAATCCCGTGCAACACCCGAAAGGTGACTTTGCTTTGGCCGACGATGGTCAGGTGCATTCGACGGGTACACAGACGCTCACCTTCTCAGGAATCGGCGTGTATTCACCGAGATTGCTCGACGGCTGGCAACACGTAATCGGTGACGCGCCTGGCAGCGAAGCGACACCTCCGCGTTTCAAGTTGGCGCCACTGCTGCGCCACGCGATGCAAGACCGACGCGTGACCGGCGCGCACCACAACGGCCATTGGACAGACGTGGGCACGCCTGACCGTTTGGCCGCGCTCAATGTCGCGCTTGCCTAA
- a CDS encoding DnaA/Hda family protein — MTPAIPQLPLALGNARSTGFDALIGVDAGLRSRLESIACLAVRTHVCVTGATGSGKTHVLMAMAAHARCEGVSAAYVSALGLRGALTHVLPMQRANQLVCIDHLDAALGSAEDEEALFHFHNAMTDAGANIVYAMAKPVQETMFSLADLRSRLAQCEQVVMRTLDDEGRARMLHNAAIARGMDMDDAAVQWMLRRFDRDATALMAAMEVIDHATLAAHRRVTIPFLRDVFPEQSGV, encoded by the coding sequence ATGACACCGGCGATTCCGCAGTTGCCTTTGGCGCTCGGTAATGCACGCAGCACGGGATTCGACGCCTTGATCGGTGTCGACGCAGGCCTGCGATCGCGGTTGGAATCGATCGCGTGCCTTGCGGTGCGCACGCATGTCTGCGTCACAGGCGCGACAGGCTCTGGTAAAACGCACGTGCTCATGGCGATGGCTGCGCATGCACGATGCGAAGGGGTTTCTGCGGCCTATGTGTCTGCACTCGGATTGCGCGGCGCGTTGACGCATGTTTTGCCGATGCAGCGTGCCAATCAGTTGGTGTGTATCGACCATCTGGATGCCGCACTCGGTAGCGCGGAAGACGAAGAGGCCTTGTTCCATTTTCATAATGCGATGACAGACGCGGGCGCGAACATCGTCTATGCCATGGCAAAGCCGGTGCAAGAGACGATGTTCTCGCTTGCAGATTTACGTTCGCGTTTGGCGCAATGCGAACAGGTCGTCATGCGCACATTGGATGACGAAGGACGCGCGCGCATGCTGCACAACGCCGCGATCGCGCGTGGCATGGACATGGATGATGCGGCGGTGCAGTGGATGTTGCGACGCTTCGATCGCGATGCGACGGCCTTGATGGCCGCCATGGAAGTCATCGACCACGCCACCTTGGCGGCGCATCGGCGCGTGACAATTCCTTTTTTGCGTGACGTCTTTCCCGAGCAATCGGGCGTTTGA
- a CDS encoding AI-2E family transporter has product MTQDSRIALDEIATFFKRLQWAAIAFFALWVLWLLAPVLTPFAVAALLGWMGDPLADRLEARGLSRNTAVILVFAMMLLVTLISLLVLLPMIERQVVTLIESMPKYRAWIMGTLVPTIESRFHINIAGYLDQDHLFELVRAHWGQAGDFASQVLTYVGKSGFAVLAMVANVVLIPVLTFFFLRDWDLFVERAESLVPRNHVQTVHNLAAESSQMLREFLRGQLSVMLILAVLYAVGLRVVGLELGILIGLLGGLFTFVPYLGPATIIVLGSIAALVQFGDWQHLVGVAAVFGIGQVIESYWLTPKLVGNRIGLHPVAVIFAVMAGGQLFGFLGMLIALPVAAVANVLLRYARARYTASKLYGGDTFHERPVIILEDDGLTDRNDEVS; this is encoded by the coding sequence ATGACGCAAGATTCCCGCATCGCACTGGACGAGATCGCGACGTTCTTCAAAAGGCTGCAATGGGCTGCCATTGCATTCTTTGCATTGTGGGTCTTGTGGTTGCTGGCACCGGTGCTGACGCCGTTTGCGGTGGCGGCACTTTTGGGATGGATGGGTGACCCACTCGCAGATCGCCTTGAAGCGCGCGGACTGTCACGCAATACAGCCGTCATTTTAGTATTCGCAATGATGTTGCTGGTCACCCTGATCAGTTTGTTAGTGCTGTTGCCAATGATCGAGCGTCAGGTCGTGACCTTGATCGAATCGATGCCAAAGTACCGCGCATGGATCATGGGCACCTTGGTGCCGACGATCGAATCGCGCTTCCACATCAATATTGCCGGCTACTTGGATCAAGACCACCTGTTTGAACTGGTGCGCGCGCACTGGGGTCAAGCAGGCGACTTTGCATCACAGGTACTGACCTATGTGGGCAAATCCGGCTTTGCCGTATTGGCCATGGTGGCGAATGTCGTGCTGATTCCGGTGCTGACGTTCTTCTTTTTGCGTGACTGGGATTTGTTTGTGGAGCGCGCCGAGTCTTTGGTGCCGCGCAATCACGTGCAAACCGTGCACAACTTGGCTGCCGAATCGAGCCAAATGTTGCGTGAGTTCCTGCGTGGGCAGTTGTCAGTGATGCTGATTCTTGCGGTCTTGTATGCCGTCGGTCTGCGCGTGGTCGGGCTCGAACTCGGCATCTTGATCGGCCTGTTGGGCGGCTTGTTTACGTTTGTGCCGTATTTGGGCCCCGCCACAATTATTGTGCTCGGTTCAATCGCCGCGCTTGTCCAGTTCGGCGACTGGCAACATCTTGTTGGTGTGGCTGCGGTGTTCGGCATCGGCCAAGTGATCGAAAGCTATTGGCTCACGCCGAAACTCGTCGGCAACCGCATCGGCTTGCATCCCGTCGCGGTGATCTTTGCGGTCATGGCTGGCGGACAGTTGTTCGGATTCCTTGGCATGTTGATTGCATTGCCGGTTGCCGCTGTTGCCAATGTGTTGCTGCGTTACGCACGCGCACGCTATACGGCGAGCAAGTTATACGGCGGCGACACCTTCCACGAACGCCCGGTCATCATTCTTGAGGATGACGGTCTCACTGATCGGAACGACGAGGTCTCATGA